The proteins below are encoded in one region of Spirochaetota bacterium:
- a CDS encoding SPOR domain-containing protein, translating into MQNFDFHSNNRNPYTDYNAQDYREYTIPQNYATTRSFSQKRAHRMLSIIIALIIMSFTAGLVVGIKFAGGQNKPIIDPHTKVALNNAAQKAKTLVEPKQQPQFPKSEYPYAIKIGNAFTRDEATTLAGIVSKTGQRIIIAKNKDQYNVYAGPYTSLQDAKKSLKIIMEQSKNGNFRNAIILKR; encoded by the coding sequence ATGCAGAATTTTGATTTCCACTCAAATAATAGAAATCCCTATACTGATTACAATGCACAGGATTACCGCGAATATACAATACCGCAAAACTACGCCACAACCAGGTCTTTTTCACAAAAAAGAGCACATCGGATGCTTTCAATTATTATTGCTTTAATAATAATGTCATTTACTGCTGGTCTTGTTGTTGGCATTAAATTTGCGGGAGGCCAGAATAAACCAATTATAGACCCTCATACAAAAGTAGCATTAAACAATGCTGCCCAGAAGGCAAAAACACTGGTTGAACCAAAACAACAGCCACAATTCCCAAAATCAGAATACCCGTATGCCATCAAAATTGGCAATGCTTTTACAAGGGATGAAGCTACCACATTAGCTGGCATAGTAAGTAAAACGGGGCAGCGTATTATCATCGCTAAAAACAAAGATCAGTATAACGTATATGCAGGCCCCTACACCTCACTGCAGGATGCAAAAAAATCATTGAAAATAATTATGGAACAATCCAAAAATGGCAACTTCAGAAATGCTATTATTCTAAAACGTTGA
- a CDS encoding N-acetyltransferase yields MKITIQKATSDDAEHILALLSPYVKEGILLPRSKEEIEKTSDSFTVAIAQKKIIGVVSQYKYNNKLFEIRSLAVNSKYHHKGIGKQLVAHAIEDILQHHKDAKIFCLTYNPSFFKKAGFMAVAKETLPDKIWKDCQYCQHRDNCTETAMVYSLRSRS; encoded by the coding sequence ATGAAGATAACTATCCAAAAAGCTACCAGTGATGATGCAGAACATATTCTTGCCTTACTTTCCCCATATGTAAAAGAGGGCATACTGCTTCCACGAAGCAAAGAGGAAATTGAAAAAACCAGCGATTCTTTTACAGTTGCTATCGCCCAAAAAAAAATTATTGGTGTTGTTTCCCAATATAAATATAACAATAAACTTTTTGAAATCAGGTCACTTGCAGTTAACAGCAAATATCATCACAAAGGTATAGGGAAACAGCTTGTAGCACATGCAATAGAAGATATATTACAACACCACAAGGATGCAAAAATTTTTTGCCTTACCTATAATCCTTCTTTTTTTAAAAAAGCAGGATTTATGGCAGTTGCCAAAGAAACACTCCCTGATAAGATATGGAAAGACTGTCAGTATTGTCAGCATAGGGATAATTGTACTGAAACAGCAATGGTGTATTCGCTCCGATCAAGGAGTTGA
- a CDS encoding pseudouridine synthase, which produces MTRTKIRINKYLSLCGLGSRRKTEEIIRKGHIYINGILTTDLSYQVDINNDTVMYRGQVLLPVQSYHYLILNKPRGYVTTTKDERNRPTVLQLIPQQFREEGTFPVGRLDKDTEGLLLFTNDGDLAYKLTHPRFKVPKTYQVTLDRPLRDDHKMAIEHGIELYGSQTLPATIVPVNDEWTIVTITITEGKKRQVRMMFSMLGYEVTSLIRIQYGPVTLGNLPTGKYRVLSKQEIEKLKSTVN; this is translated from the coding sequence ATGACCAGAACCAAAATACGAATCAATAAATATCTTTCTTTATGCGGATTGGGCTCCCGCAGGAAAACCGAAGAAATTATAAGAAAGGGCCACATTTATATTAATGGCATACTTACTACCGACCTTTCCTATCAGGTGGATATTAATAATGATACGGTTATGTACAGGGGCCAGGTTTTATTGCCTGTTCAATCCTACCACTATCTTATCCTGAACAAACCAAGGGGATATGTGACCACCACAAAAGATGAACGAAATCGCCCCACTGTGTTGCAACTGATACCCCAACAGTTCAGGGAAGAAGGGACATTTCCCGTAGGAAGGCTTGATAAGGATACTGAGGGACTATTGCTTTTTACCAATGATGGGGATTTAGCATACAAATTAACCCACCCACGGTTCAAGGTGCCAAAAACATATCAGGTTACACTTGATCGCCCATTGCGTGATGATCATAAAATGGCGATAGAACATGGTATTGAACTATACGGTTCACAAACACTTCCCGCAACAATTGTTCCTGTAAATGATGAATGGACGATAGTTACCATAACTATAACTGAAGGGAAAAAAAGGCAGGTGCGCATGATGTTTTCAATGCTTGGCTATGAGGTTACCAGTCTTATCCGTATCCAGTACGGGCCCGTTACATTAGGAAACCTACCTACGGGTAAATATAGGGTTCTTTCAAAACAGGAAATAGAAAAATTAAAATCCACTGTTAATTAA
- a CDS encoding N-acetylmuramoyl-L-alanine amidase, translating to MLKSHDIVKHITHCGILFLNIVFILVYSNIYSQDSITLGVKVVSGNAYISEYDIRTMLPVQSSFDILLQRGKVMRGPRFAIYTVGMSVALSGDMLLRSDYPVTRVQGEVLIPLDIALPMIANLLEEYNVALKGNNVIVTKEVVAPQEKQKEKKPLPHVSKDTIGFIVVDAGHGGKDPGAIGKSGIKEKLLTLQIAREVALELQKKLPGIDVVMTRTTDKFLDLGERTEIANRLLKKGVNGIFVSIHCNAAVVSKISGFETYYLSQNPSNEEARTTAVLENNVIVFESPEKRKRYSDVDIIEALMLTTQIQKESSMLASAIQKGLDRNISEFKSKGVKKADFFVLRGCLMPSALVEVGYITNTKEKSFLINKNYQKKLARGITEGIMSFIDAYNKTVLNN from the coding sequence ATGCTAAAATCCCATGACATTGTTAAACACATCACCCACTGTGGTATTCTTTTTTTAAATATAGTCTTTATACTTGTTTATTCTAACATTTATTCCCAGGACAGTATCACACTGGGGGTAAAGGTTGTTTCCGGCAATGCTTATATATCTGAATACGATATACGAACGATGTTGCCGGTACAATCATCTTTTGACATACTGCTACAGCGCGGCAAGGTAATGCGTGGTCCACGATTTGCAATCTACACGGTTGGCATGTCGGTTGCTCTGTCCGGTGACATGCTGCTTCGCAGTGACTATCCTGTTACGCGTGTGCAGGGTGAGGTACTTATCCCATTAGATATTGCCCTGCCAATGATAGCAAACTTGTTAGAAGAGTATAACGTTGCCTTGAAAGGTAACAATGTCATTGTAACAAAGGAAGTAGTGGCGCCACAGGAAAAACAAAAAGAAAAAAAGCCATTGCCACACGTGTCAAAAGATACTATTGGGTTTATTGTGGTGGATGCAGGACATGGTGGCAAAGACCCGGGTGCTATTGGTAAAAGCGGTATAAAAGAAAAGCTTCTGACATTACAGATTGCACGAGAGGTTGCATTAGAGCTACAGAAAAAATTGCCAGGCATTGATGTGGTAATGACCCGAACAACCGACAAATTTTTAGATTTAGGTGAACGTACTGAGATAGCAAACAGGTTGCTTAAAAAAGGCGTTAATGGAATATTTGTAAGCATTCATTGCAATGCAGCTGTAGTGAGTAAAATTTCAGGTTTTGAAACGTATTACCTGTCGCAAAATCCTTCAAATGAAGAAGCCCGTACCACCGCGGTACTGGAAAATAATGTTATTGTATTTGAATCGCCCGAAAAGCGCAAGCGCTACAGCGATGTTGATATTATTGAAGCGCTAATGCTGACCACGCAGATTCAAAAAGAAAGTTCTATGCTTGCATCCGCAATTCAAAAAGGTCTTGACAGAAATATCAGCGAATTTAAATCAAAAGGTGTCAAAAAGGCTGATTTTTTTGTATTGCGTGGCTGCCTGATGCCGTCAGCCCTTGTTGAGGTTGGCTATATTACCAATACAAAAGAAAAAAGTTTTTTGATAAATAAAAATTATCAAAAAAAGCTTGCACGTGGTATAACTGAGGGCATTATGAGTTTTATTGATGCATATAATAAAACAGTATTGAATAATTAA
- a CDS encoding CDP-alcohol phosphatidyltransferase family protein, translating into MRIKDLLEGRVATWSNLLSVLRILMAPAIAVALYYERITGDIWYCKFAVAVYLVVAVSDFIDGILARLLHQVSRLGQFLDPIADKCVILIVAVTLYYFRQFPLWMIVLIIIRDMLHIIAGFYLFYAHDIQVRPSIAGKCMVVIMGLCGLIFIVNPAYTFAGYTLQQISLLLVVVFMVVSSISNWRIYSKFYFTGKR; encoded by the coding sequence ATGAGAATTAAGGATTTGCTTGAAGGGCGTGTTGCAACGTGGTCCAATTTGCTCTCAGTATTACGAATACTTATGGCGCCTGCCATTGCTGTTGCGTTATACTACGAAAGGATTACAGGTGATATATGGTACTGTAAGTTTGCAGTGGCAGTGTATCTTGTTGTTGCAGTTTCGGATTTTATTGATGGTATTCTGGCACGCTTACTTCATCAGGTATCACGGTTAGGGCAGTTTTTAGACCCTATAGCAGATAAATGTGTCATACTCATTGTGGCTGTTACCCTCTATTATTTCAGGCAATTCCCGTTGTGGATGATTGTCCTCATTATCATCCGTGATATGTTACATATCATTGCGGGATTTTATCTTTTTTATGCTCATGACATTCAGGTGCGGCCAAGTATTGCAGGAAAATGTATGGTTGTTATCATGGGCCTTTGCGGATTAATTTTCATTGTTAATCCTGCATATACGTTTGCTGGCTACACATTACAGCAAATATCATTACTATTAGTTGTGGTATTCATGGTAGTTTCATCAATAAGTAACTGGCGTATCTATTCCAAATTTTACTTTACAGGCAAGCGATAG
- a CDS encoding SH3 domain-containing protein encodes MKSKYIYCIILIIIAILTVTQCSKSHNDIHAASSTTKAVVINDATSVRIDPHIFSSRVTTVNKGTIVTIIDISKEKQWVGGQIDYWYKVMLPNTVKGWIFGSSLALQINASDAATERYVNSLWKKEADTVRKDIAGKWWSVNKSGDFTEHALELYPDGSYKSYRKGTKGIEGSYSLNFRTSEVMFLDGTSFGKNLYFIKRGNSYQLVESLQDAKIEFKKIAEFKDSMPNIAPESTVPDTQEGTLSDDQNQNTNQ; translated from the coding sequence ATGAAATCAAAATATATCTATTGTATCATACTTATCATAATTGCAATCCTTACTGTTACTCAATGCAGTAAATCACATAATGACATCCATGCAGCTTCTTCAACCACAAAAGCTGTCGTGATAAATGATGCTACATCCGTTCGTATTGACCCACATATATTTTCATCAAGGGTTACCACGGTAAATAAAGGTACCATAGTTACTATAATCGATATATCCAAAGAAAAGCAGTGGGTGGGCGGGCAAATAGATTACTGGTACAAGGTAATGCTGCCCAATACAGTAAAGGGGTGGATTTTTGGATCATCATTAGCCTTACAGATAAATGCATCTGATGCCGCAACAGAACGCTATGTAAACAGCTTATGGAAAAAAGAAGCCGATACAGTGCGAAAGGATATTGCAGGCAAATGGTGGAGTGTGAACAAAAGTGGTGATTTTACCGAACATGCTCTTGAACTGTACCCTGATGGATCATATAAGTCATATCGAAAAGGGACTAAAGGCATAGAGGGAAGCTATTCCCTTAATTTCAGAACAAGTGAAGTTATGTTTCTGGATGGCACCAGTTTTGGAAAAAATTTGTACTTCATTAAAAGAGGAAATTCATATCAATTAGTTGAAAGCCTGCAGGATGCAAAGATTGAATTTAAAAAAATTGCAGAATTTAAAGATTCCATGCCCAACATAGCTCCTGAATCAACTGTTCCGGACACACAGGAAGGTACACTATCGGATGACCAGAACCAAAATACGAATCAATAA